ATCCACAGCCCCATACATTTCTGCCTCTGAGCCTTTGTTGCCCTGGGTCCCACTCCTGGggacctccccctcccctctagcACTCCTCCATCCACCAACCCTCAGCCAAACCTGTTGCCTCAGCCACTgctggctgccttcttgctggcCTTGGATCAGCTGCTCTGTGTCCCCCAGGCTCCCTGGCAGTTGCTCCTGCCCAGGGGCGTCCAGCCTTTCTGGGCCTCCATCTGAGGACCTGGACTTCTCACGCCCCTGTCTGAGGCTCAGCGCCCGGCGCAGTCGGCCTGCCAGGGGCCTCCCCCAGGGCTCCTGGAACTTGCTGTAGGAGGGCCGTGGTCCTCGCAAGGACTGGCTGCGTAGCCCTGTCCCCATGGTT
This region of Mesoplodon densirostris isolate mMesDen1 chromosome 7, mMesDen1 primary haplotype, whole genome shotgun sequence genomic DNA includes:
- the C7H11orf86 gene encoding uncharacterized protein C11orf86 homolog, which encodes MGTGLRSQSLRGPRPSYSKFQEPWGRPLAGRLRRALSLRQGREKSRSSDGGPERLDAPGQEQLPGSLGDTEQLIQGQQEGSQQWLRQQKIRRWESFVTSFPSVTLSQSASPQPSLGTTS